ACTCCTTTAGTGACTGATAAGTCCAATAGGCAGCAACAAAAAAGGAAGCCACCCCTACCCCGTGGGCCCACTTACCCGAAAACTCAGCGAGTCCCGTGCGCCCAGGTAGCGTCACATTGTCGAAATAGAATGCCACCGTACCGGCAACCAGGAACACGAAACTGAACAAACCATTAATGAATGACCAGCGCCGACGATAATAGCTAGCATCCCTGATGACTGGATCAAACTTCCACAATGCACGGCTCTCCAGATTGCCAGTGTGGTTAACGCAAAGCGCAGAGGCGCCCTTGTAATGGAGGCGCAGCCGCAATGAAAAGGGCGTCCTGCGGCCTTCGGCCGCGTACTGACGCGACTGGTTAGCTGGGGGTAATTGCGATGCCTGTTCCCTGGCTAACAACATGACGGCCTACTGCGCTGCCCTGGCACCGGCAACCGCCGATGCACCTTGATGAAATCACCGCTGTTGATGCGGTGAACAAACCTGAACTTCAGACTAGCAGATCACAACCGAGTTAGCGGCGGATTGCCCCACACGGCGAACACCGGTGTTGCTGAAAATGACGGTGATCGATTTGGCTGCGATTATGACGCCGGTTTGAAACCAATGGGCACACAGCCAACAAAAAACTACGCCAAACCAAACAGATAACGCTGCCAGCATGCGCGCCTTTGTAGTGGAGGCAAAGCCGCAACGGAAAAGGCGTCGACGTGCCTGGCCTGGTTATAAGTTCTAGAGTGCACCCGCGAATTCTCGATCTGCAGCGATGGCCAAGAATTTCCTTTGCGCACCAGTGCAACCAGATATTTTGGCTAGTTCACCGCAGGCAAGGAACGCGTAATTATCGGAGAACATCAAAGTTTCTTTTAGGAATTCATCATCGTAGTTTTGCCGAATCTCATCCTGATTAACTCTCCGCTTGAGCTGTGCAGCGCCAGTGTGAGTAAGGCTATTCAGTGAGCGCCAATACAGTTTCTTCGGTTGGGACAAGTCGCTGCCTTTTGCTTCGTCAATCTCCGATACCAACTGCCAGAATGGCTTCTCAAATTTATCCTTACGTAGGCGAGTGAAATCTACTTCCTCAGCACACTCAGAAAACCAAACACCCTTTACGTACGTACGCCTCGAAGAGCGACCGCACTATGCTGCATGCCGAGCTGTATAACTGATGGTCGATTAGAACTGCCACACTCCTTTGATGTTCAATCGCTACATTGTGAAAAAGGGTTGGAAAAAAAGAGCTATCGTCGCCCGGAATAACTATCCCGCGAAGACATTCGTTCATTTTTTCTGATAGTTCATACGATCTGCGTAAAGTGGTTTTCACAGACTCCCTCACGACTTATAACGCTGAGCGCAGAGGCGCCCTGTCAAGGGCGTCCTGCGGCCTTTGGCCGCGTACTGACGCGACTGGTTAGCTGGGGGTAATTGCGATGCCTGTTCCCTGGCTAACAACATGACGGCCTACTGCGCTGCCCTGGCACCGGCAGCCGCCGATGCACTTTGATGAATCCACCACAGTCGATGCGGTGAGCGAACCTGAACTTCAGACTAGCAGATCACAACCGAGTTATTGGCGGATTGCCCCACGCGGCGAACACCGGAGTTGCCAAAAATGCCGATGATCGAGTTGCTGCGATTATGACGCCGCTTTGAAACCAATGGGCACACAGCCAACAAAAAACTACGCCAAACCAAACAGATAACGCCCGGCTTTGCGGCGTGCCGGAGCGCAGCGTAGGCGCGTCCGACAACAGCCGCTTGTTAACCCCGTAGCTCGAGGCCTTCTCGAATGACCTCGGGATGACGGGAAGCAATCTCAATGAGCGCTTTTGCTGGACCAGAGGGTTCACGTCGACCTTGCTCCCACTCCTGCAGGGTTCGCGCGGAAATATGCAGTACCTCAGCAAACTCGACCTGAGTCAGTCCGGTTTTGCCTCGAGCCTCTGCCACCTCGTTAGGCTCAACACGACTGACTCGTGCAGTTTTGCCCGCTTTCATTTCTTTAACAGACTGAAGCAACTTGTTGCCAAGCTCCTCAGCACTTAGTGTCTCGTCACTCATTTTCCAATACCTCACGAATCGACTTCAGGATATGAGCGGGTATATTGCCCCTGACGGCTTTCTTGTAGATCACCAATAACCAGATCTCACCATTTGCCAACTTGGTGAAGTAAATGACTCGCACCCCACCGCGCTTCCCTGAACCCGCTACCGACCAACGAACCTTTCTACATCCGCCGCTACCCGGAATGGGGTCACCAATTTCCGGACTTGCCGCAAGCCAGGCAAAGAAAGCGCTTCGTTCTTCCTCAGTCCAGATTTTTCTGGCATCTGCTTCAAATGTAGGGGTTTCGATGATGGTAAACATGACAGTCAATATACGTCATTGACGGAGTTTTGCAAGATGCTGGTCACAAGGGTTAACGCTGAGGTAACCGGCGCCGGAGCGCAGCGGAGGGAACCAAAAGCGGTACGCTTTTGGCGTCCGGTTGACCGCCTGGTTAATGGCCGTTCACCACCGTAGTTGAGCCTGGCGCCCAAGGCCGCATGCCCCCTCCCGGACAGCTTGCACCAACTCGACGGATGGCGAAAAGAACCAGAACGCAAAAGCCGCCGGCCCGATTACCGTTTGAGACGGACGGCCCCACAACTGGGGCACGCCATGAATACCAAATCCGCTGACCATTGTGGCAACCAAACCAGACAGCGAATTTTCCGGCCTTGGCAATCACCAGAGTGAACGAGCGTTGCAGCCAAACCCGGTGCCAAGGCCTTTGCACCGCACCCGCCAAAAACTTACAAATGCCGGGCCATTAACGCTTTTGTTTAGCGGCGACTACGAAGCGCAGCGTAGTAGGCGTCCGGTGTAGGGCCGCTCAGGCCCGGAACGAACTACAACTATTTGTTAAAACGCTGCTCAGCATGGGAAACGACGAGACAATACTGCGCCAACCACAGAAATTGCATAAAGCTCTCGGGCATCCTCAGCTTCAAGGAGGAAGTCATGCACCAGCCCGACCAAATCGGCGCGGGTTATGCCTGCAGGGATACACAGAGAGTCAGAAAATGCATCGTGAGCTGCTTGTATGAACCCATGACAGAAACCTATTGAATCGTTGTCGGGCTTTGAGCACATATCAACGAAGCCCTGTCCCGTCATGACTGCTGGATTACGACCTTCCTTGCCCGAGTCGGCTTGAGCGGGCGAAACGGAAAGGAGTGCACAAAATGCTAGTACTGTAATGCTTCTCCAAAAGGCAAATCTCGTCAACATGGCACCTATCCGATTCTAGTTTTAACGCCCGCCATAAACGGCGCGAGGAACGAGCGTCCGGCGACCGAAGGGAGCGAATTTAATGGCCTGGTTATATGTTGGCATGTTGCAGCTCCAGAATACCGAAAGCCGCTAGCGCCGAGATACCCACGCTGCAACCCAGGCCAAGGATGATAATTTGAATCTGCCATCTCTTGAACGTTGACACCTGATAAACAGATGGCACCAGACATGCAGCTGACAGAGAAACTACCAATGTCAAAAAAATAAAAGGATACTGAATTTTCGTGCCATCGCCATAAACCTGCATTACAAGGGAGACCGCAATGGCCGATAGCGCGATCAATGACAATTCCACACAATGCCAGACGCGCTTCCATTTCCTGCCTTCAGGTTCTCTGTACCACTGGATCTTTTCAGGCAACGTCTTCATGGCTCACTCTGCACATATAACAGTTAATTCAACGACAAATGCCATCTATGCAAAACGCATATATTCCGCATTGCCAACCACGTCATTCAGGAAAATTTCTTTTCTTATTAACAAGCTAGCAGATTCTGGAATTATTGCGCCGGGAAATAAACGTCAAATGTCGGTTTTTATGCAACACCCCAGTTCGCTTATCCACACTCCACCAGACTCAACTGTTCCATATTTCTCAACGAGTTAGAAGCTTTTCAGACCGCAGGTTCCAGAGTTATGCGACAGGTGTTGTCTATCTCCAATTATTCACATGTATCTTTGCTCCTCAAATCCTTCCCCTCAACCCTTCGCAAGGCCCGGCCCAGAGATTGAAAGTACGCAAGAAACGCCCGATTGATGCTCTCCCGCTGTGGCCCCTGTGGATAAAGCCCCATCTGGGCCTCTTCGCTTTCTTTCGTGCCTTTCACCAGGAAGGCATTTTTTACGGCGGCGTCCTGAACAAAGGCTTCGAAGGCTCGGGCGCAAAGTTCTTCGGGCCGGCTGTAGTAATGCACACCGGCGGCTTTGTCGGCCTTGGCGGATTGCCGGAACAGGTCGCTGGGCTGCTCACCGGTGTTGTCCAGCAGGATGGTGCGGTAGCAGGCTTGCAGGCGTTCATTGAGGGGGTGTGCGATGGCATCTTCTCGGGTTAGCCAGAGTGTGGAGCCAAATTCACCTTTGGCGGTGCTGGGGAACAGCTTGTCGGCAATATAGTGGTCAAACGCGTGGAACCACTCATGGGCAATGCTGCCGGGGCCGGCATTTTTGGCCAGGGCGAAGCTGCGGGTGGCGGGGGTGTAATGGGCGGATACGCCGGGCCGGCCGCCGATGCCGTATTGCAGGGCCAGGCTGCCGCGCAGGGAGATCAGGCTTTCGGTGCCGCCGAGGATGGTCATCAAATCGCACAGGGCGTCGTAGAACAAGGCGGCGCTGCGCTGCTTTTCCGGTTCGGTTACCCAGCGGCCAATCTCCACGGTTCGGAACTGGAAGCGGCGGCGTACATCAAGGAAGGTAACAGGTGCCCCGGCACGATGGTCGGGGCCCGTTCGATAAAACTGTCTGGGCATGGTCGGATTGTACGAGTACGCGGCCGGCTTGTCTCAGTGCGCCATTAACCGGCGGGGGCGGTTACCCGGTTTGCGCACTGCCCCGTGCTTGCCAGTTCGGTGAGGTTACCCAACGTTGTGTGGGCGATGCTCTCCAGGGCGTTGCGAGTGAAGAAGGCCTGGTGGCCGGTGATCACTACGTTGGGGAAGGTCAGCAAGCGCGCAAACACGTCGTCTTTCAGCACGATGTTGGACAGGTCTTCGAAAAACAGGTCACCTTCTTCCTCGTACACATCGAGGCCCAGGTAGCCAATCTGTCCGGATTTAAGGCCCTCGATGATAGCGGCGGTATCGACCATGGCGCCCCGGCTGGTGTTGATCAGCATCACGCCCGGCTTCATCTTGGCCACCGTATCCGCGTTGATCAGGTGGTGGGTGTCGGGTGTTAACGGGCAATGCAGGCTGACAATATCGGCCTGGCTGAACAGGTCGTCCAGCGCCACATACTCACCACCCAGTTGTTGGGCTTCCGGGTTGGCATGAAGGTCGTAACAGAGCACCCGGCAGCCAAAGCCACGCATGATGCGCACTACCTCCAGGCCTATCTGGCCGGTACCCACCACGCCCACGGTGCGCCCTCGCAGGTCGAAGCCCAGCAAACCATCCAGCGCAAAATTGCCATCGCGAATACGGTGGTAAGCCCGGTGAATCTGCCGGTTGAGCGTCAAGATCAGGGCAACGGTGTGTTCGGCCACGGCATAGGGTGAGTAAGCCGGCACTCGCACCACGTTGATCCCCAGGCGCTCGGCGGCTTTCAGGTCTACGTTGTTGAAACCGGCACAGCGCAGTGCAACCGCACGGGTGCCGCCTTCGGCCAGCAGCTCCAGTACGGCGCCGTCCACCTGGTCGTTCACGAACACACACACCGCATCAAAGCCTTTGGCGAGCGCCGCGGTGGTTGCATTCAACCGGGGCTCAAGAAACACCAGTTCATGCTCGTGGCTGTCCCGGCTGGCTTGCCCAAGGAATTGCTCGTCGTAGGGTTTGGTGCTGAAAACAGCCACTTTCATGGGCTTGGCCTCTTCCGGTCTGGGTGGGTGTGGGGTACTTCAAACATAGATCAAACCCCGGACTGCAAGCCACCGCAATTTTGTTCAATACCCGTTGTAAAGCACCGTGCACAGTGGGTGCCTCCCGTCTTTCTCAGAGTACTCACGTTATGAGTCTGTCCATTATTTTGCCCATGTCGGCCTTCGCCCTGGTGGCGTCTGTTTCGCCGGGGCCGGTCAATCTTGTCTGTCTGAGCAGTGGCACGCGCTATCCGGTGTCTCAGGGCCTGGTGTTTGTGACCGGGGCCACCCTGGGCTTTATTGCGCTGTTTATCGCGATTGGCCTTGGCCTGCATTCGTTGTTGGAGCATGCCCCCCGGTTTGAACGCTGGTTGAGCTGGGCCGGCGTGGCCTTTCTGCTGTATCTGAGCTACCAACTGGCTACCGCAGATGGCCGCCTCAGCGAGGACGAGGCTCGCCCTGCCCCCGGCTTTGTGACCGGCGCCCTGATGCAGTGGTTAAATCCAAAGGCCTGGCTTGCATCGGTGGCGGGCATCAGTGCCTTCACCGACGGAGGAGAAACCACCCTGCTCTGGCTGTTTGCGGGGCTGTATCTGCCCATTTGCTGGCTGTCGCTGGCCAGTTGGGTGTATGTCGGGGTCGGGCTTCGCCGGCTGGTGCAGCAGCCGCGAATCCTGCGCGCGTTCAACCGGGCTCTGGCGTTGTTACTTGTCGGAAGCTGCGTGTTCCTGCTGCTGGACTGACGGCTGGCGATACTGGTTGGGGGTGGCCGCTACCACTCGCTTGAAGGTTCTCTGGAAATGCGCCTGGTCGGCAAAGCCGGCATTGAGGGCCGCCTCGGCAATGCTGACGCCGCGTTTCAGTTCCGTCTGGCCGTGTTGAATGCGCCGATTGATCAGGTAGGCGTGGGGCGTCAATCCATAGGTCTGCCGAAACACCCGTACCAGATGCCCCGGGCTGTAGCCACTGAGCCGGCAGAGATCATCCAGCGACACCTCTTCTGTGCAGTGGTTGTCCAGATGGTCGGCAACCGTGGCCAGCGTGCCCGAGGGGCGCTGAATGCCCCGAGCCGGTTGTTTCGCCAGGCTCTGCATCAGGTCCAGCAGGTACTCGGCTACCCGGCTTTGCTTTTCTAGAAGGTCTCGCTTGGGGTCCAGCACGCACTCTGCCATGGCGCAGTAGTCTTGGTACTGTCCGGAGTCGGTGATCACTGCCGTCTCCAGGTCCCGCCAGTCATGGGTTGGCAGCAGGCCAGCTTCAAATCTCAGCCGGGTCAGCCAGTCGGTATCCACGTACAGCATCAGGTACGCCCAGGGCTGGTTATCAATGGGGTTGCAGGCGTGGGGCCATTCCGGGTTCATCAACACCAGTGTGCCGGCGGTTACATGGTATTGGTCGCTGCGGTACAGAAACGTACTTTCACCGCCGGTAATGGCCCCGATCGACCAGTGCCGGTGGGTGTGCAAGGCATAACAAACCTCGCGCCCATCCGCGACTTTGCGCAATTCCACATGGGGCATGCGGGCATCGCGCCAGAAGATGGGCGTGCGGGGATTGGTCATGGTGGTTGCCTCAAAGCAAATCGGCCAGGCTAGTGCGTATGGCACTAGCCTAGCAGAAACTCACCACTCCAACTGCGCCCCGGTCTGGTATTCAATCACCCGGGTTTCAAAGAAGTTCTTCTCCTTGCGCATGGTGGCTTGCTCGTCCAACCAGGGCGAGACGTTCTTGGCCCCCGGGAAAGGTTCTTCCAGGCCGACGGTTCTGGCGCGGCGGTTGGCCACGAAGCGGAATTGTTCGGTGTGGTATTCCGCCGAGTAGCCGAGGATGGGGTCACGCAGGATGTAGTTGGCGTAGGCCATTTCAGCGGCTTCGGATTCGTCCCACATGTCGCGCACGGCTTTGGGGTCGAAGGTGATGTTTTCTTCTTCCAGGATCTGGTTGACCACTTTCAGGCCGAAGGAGAAGTGCATGGCTTCGTCCCGCAGGATGTACTGCAGTTGCTCGCCAGTGCCACGCATCAGGCCCCGGCGTTGCAGGGCGAAAATGGGGCTGAAGCCGTTGTAGAACCAGCAGCCTTCAAACACGGCCGCGAAGAACAGGTAAGACATGATGAATTCCTGCAGGTCGTCCGGGTTGCGCAGGTTCATGTCGGAGCGCATGGCGGCGTCCAGCCGTCGGTTGGCTACCTGGAT
The window above is part of the Marinobacter sp. THAF197a genome. Proteins encoded here:
- a CDS encoding helix-turn-helix domain-containing protein, producing the protein MSDETLSAEELGNKLLQSVKEMKAGKTARVSRVEPNEVAEARGKTGLTQVEFAEVLHISARTLQEWEQGRREPSGPAKALIEIASRHPEVIREGLELRG
- a CDS encoding CLCA_X family protein; translation: MPRQFYRTGPDHRAGAPVTFLDVRRRFQFRTVEIGRWVTEPEKQRSAALFYDALCDLMTILGGTESLISLRGSLALQYGIGGRPGVSAHYTPATRSFALAKNAGPGSIAHEWFHAFDHYIADKLFPSTAKGEFGSTLWLTREDAIAHPLNERLQACYRTILLDNTGEQPSDLFRQSAKADKAAGVHYYSRPEELCARAFEAFVQDAAVKNAFLVKGTKESEEAQMGLYPQGPQRESINRAFLAYFQSLGRALRRVEGKDLRSKDTCE
- a CDS encoding 2-hydroxyacid dehydrogenase, whose amino-acid sequence is MKVAVFSTKPYDEQFLGQASRDSHEHELVFLEPRLNATTAALAKGFDAVCVFVNDQVDGAVLELLAEGGTRAVALRCAGFNNVDLKAAERLGINVVRVPAYSPYAVAEHTVALILTLNRQIHRAYHRIRDGNFALDGLLGFDLRGRTVGVVGTGQIGLEVVRIMRGFGCRVLCYDLHANPEAQQLGGEYVALDDLFSQADIVSLHCPLTPDTHHLINADTVAKMKPGVMLINTSRGAMVDTAAIIEGLKSGQIGYLGLDVYEEEGDLFFEDLSNIVLKDDVFARLLTFPNVVITGHQAFFTRNALESIAHTTLGNLTELASTGQCANRVTAPAG
- a CDS encoding DUF6988 family protein, with protein sequence MNECLRGIVIPGDDSSFFPTLFHNVAIEHQRSVAVLIDHQLYSSACSIVRSLFEAYVRKGCLVF
- a CDS encoding Rap1a/Tai family immunity protein — its product is MLTRFAFWRSITVLAFCALLSVSPAQADSGKEGRNPAVMTGQGFVDMCSKPDNDSIGFCHGFIQAAHDAFSDSLCIPAGITRADLVGLVHDFLLEAEDARELYAISVVGAVLSRRFPC
- a CDS encoding LysE family translocator, with protein sequence MSLSIILPMSAFALVASVSPGPVNLVCLSSGTRYPVSQGLVFVTGATLGFIALFIAIGLGLHSLLEHAPRFERWLSWAGVAFLLYLSYQLATADGRLSEDEARPAPGFVTGALMQWLNPKAWLASVAGISAFTDGGETTLLWLFAGLYLPICWLSLASWVYVGVGLRRLVQQPRILRAFNRALALLLVGSCVFLLLD
- a CDS encoding helix-turn-helix transcriptional regulator, whose amino-acid sequence is MTNPRTPIFWRDARMPHVELRKVADGREVCYALHTHRHWSIGAITGGESTFLYRSDQYHVTAGTLVLMNPEWPHACNPIDNQPWAYLMLYVDTDWLTRLRFEAGLLPTHDWRDLETAVITDSGQYQDYCAMAECVLDPKRDLLEKQSRVAEYLLDLMQSLAKQPARGIQRPSGTLATVADHLDNHCTEEVSLDDLCRLSGYSPGHLVRVFRQTYGLTPHAYLINRRIQHGQTELKRGVSIAEAALNAGFADQAHFQRTFKRVVAATPNQYRQPSVQQQEHAASDK
- a CDS encoding ribonucleotide-diphosphate reductase subunit beta, which produces MLDWDDEPKSENKPAASAGPAPVNVDDKRVINGETDINQLAPFKYPWAWEYFMNANKNHWTPLDVNMAQDVHDYHHRLSPAEKHVYENVLAYLTTSDILAMRNIGLAVMEKMSAPELQIYQARQVYEEALHTWTYQHCIETLNLDQSEIYNRYRVVPEINGKIQVANRRLDAAMRSDMNLRNPDDLQEFIMSYLFFAAVFEGCWFYNGFSPIFALQRRGLMRGTGEQLQYILRDEAMHFSFGLKVVNQILEEENITFDPKAVRDMWDESEAAEMAYANYILRDPILGYSAEYHTEQFRFVANRRARTVGLEEPFPGAKNVSPWLDEQATMRKEKNFFETRVIEYQTGAQLEW